One Ostrea edulis chromosome 2, xbOstEdul1.1, whole genome shotgun sequence genomic region harbors:
- the LOC125678905 gene encoding leucine-rich repeat-containing protein 58-like, with product MAEYYSDSSSDSEFNSRNAEDVSYSELSTIPDHLIPRAREIRALKLDHNQILLLPSSISVFVNLLSLDLSNNHLTHLPKELTSLRNLKTLVVKRNGLTCSSIPKDFGLLSSLEVVNFSGNALETFPAQFTELSNLKYLYLGGNCISEMPNSIKNLKRVEVLYLGGNRLTEVPAEIGQLYMLAALILCDNHIQSIPPTLIHLRKLQSLSLHNNQISTLPPEIVRLNLSELSLRNNPLVNKFVQDMTYEPPTLLELSGRVVKIEKVKYSKDDLPKNLRKYLESAQRCVNPKCKGVYFSSRIEHVKFVDFCGKYRVPLLQYLCSPQCRTSPAVYHSSSDTETDEEEVANAKLRKVLLG from the exons ATGGCTGAGTATTATAGTGATTCGTCCTCCGATAGTGAATTCAACAGCAGGAACGCTGAGGATGTCAGCTATAGCGAGCTCTCCACCATCCCAGACCACCTGATCCCCCGCGCCAGAGAGATCCGTGCCCTCAAACTCGACCACAATCAAATTTTGCTGCTTCCCTCTTCTATTTCTGTGTTTGTGAACCTACTGTCTTTAGATCTCAGCAATAACCACCTGACACATTTACCTAAAGAACTGACCAGCCTTAGGAACTTAAAGACACTGGTAGTTAAAAGGAATGGATTAACCTGTTCATCCATTCCTAAGGATTTTGGACTGCTGTCATCTTTAGAGGTGGTAAACTTCAGTGGAAATGCCCTGGAAACCTTTCCTGCTCAGTTTACAGAACTTTCAAATCTTAAATATCTTTACCTGGGTGGAAATTGTATATCAGAAATGCCAAACTcaataaagaatttaaaaag aGTGGAGGTCTTGTACCTTGGTGGCAATAGACTGACGGAGGTCCCGGCAGAGATTGGACAGCTCTACATGCTAGCCGCGCTGATTCTGTGTGATAATCACATACAGAGTATTCCTCCAACGCTAATCCACCTCCGAAAATTACAGTCCCTAAGTCTCCATAACAACCAAATCTCCACCCTCCCACCAGAGATCGTGCGACTTAACCTGTCAGAACTTAGTCTTAGAAACAACCCTCTTGTGAATAAATTTGTACAAGATATGACTTACGAGCCCCCAACACTACTGGAACTCTCCGGGAGAGTGGTCAAAATAGAAAAAGTCAAGTACTCTAAAGATGATCTCCCAAAGAATTTACGGAAATATCTCGAGTCTGCTCAAAGATGTGTCAACCCCAAATGCAAAG GTGTGTATTTCTCATCGAGAATAGAGCATGTGAAGTTTGTAGACTTTTGTGGGAAGTATCGAGTGCCTCTGTTGCAGTACCTGTGCTCTCCGCAGTGTCGAACATCCCCAGCAGTGTATCACAGCAGTAGCGATACAGAAACAGACGAAGAGGAAGTCGCCAATGCAAAACTACGCAAAGTGCTGCTGGGCTAA